A region from the Stygiolobus caldivivus genome encodes:
- a CDS encoding DUF973 family protein, whose protein sequence is MKNKYYYFKGVSDVTTVLILVVAFIIIVLIFLGLFFGLLHPPATAKAVGTGMLVCSNNYYIAYFYMKSNGNLQIDSATIYGTNINALNNATLTNGENTIELIFPTSPQFIPQEGETYQVIVGLSNGENVQVTLVFLGNTPLPSPPPPPTSTSTVPTTSSSSPSTTTNSQTTSTSSKSTSTTTSTTSSSSSTTTTSSTTSSNSPPPPPPPSSSSTTTSTSSSSNGGGNGGGGSPPSSSSSSSSPSSSSQGSSSSSSPPPIIAITKSDSSLVNLIPAIVLVGLAVYYSRNFVADNK, encoded by the coding sequence ATGAAAAATAAATATTATTATTTTAAAGGAGTGAGTGATGTCACCACTGTTTTGATCCTTGTTGTTGCATTTATCATTATAGTGTTAATATTTCTAGGGCTATTCTTTGGGCTTTTACACCCACCAGCGACTGCAAAGGCTGTAGGCACGGGTATGTTAGTGTGTTCTAATAATTATTATATAGCCTATTTTTACATGAAATCCAACGGCAACCTCCAAATAGATTCTGCGACGATTTACGGTACAAACATAAACGCCCTAAATAACGCTACATTAACTAACGGAGAAAACACAATAGAGTTAATCTTCCCTACCTCACCTCAATTCATACCGCAAGAAGGCGAGACTTACCAGGTCATAGTAGGGCTGAGTAACGGAGAAAATGTCCAAGTGACATTAGTGTTTTTGGGAAATACACCACTACCATCGCCTCCGCCACCACCTACTAGCACGTCTACGGTACCGACGACATCGTCCTCTTCACCGAGCACCACGACAAATTCTCAAACCACCTCAACAAGTAGTAAGTCTACTAGTACGACCACGTCTACAACGTCTTCTTCATCGAGTACCACAACTACCTCCAGTACGACGTCAAGTAACTCACCTCCTCCACCCCCTCCTCCATCATCAAGCAGTACTACTACATCTACTTCAAGTTCAAGTAATGGCGGCGGTAATGGCGGCGGAGGTAGTCCTCCTTCGAGTAGTTCGTCCTCAAGTTCTCCATCATCGTCATCACAAGGTTCTTCTTCGTCTTCCAGTCCTCCACCTATAATAGCAATTACCAAAAGCGATTCGAGCTTGGTAAACCTGATACCAGCTATAGTTTTAGTTGGACTAGCGGTTTATTATTCTAGGAATTTTGTGGCTGATAATAAATAA
- a CDS encoding tetratricopeptide repeat protein produces the protein MEEVEELIKEGKITEALKLLKGLKDSPEKFYYICLAEFKRGKLREALTNCEKALKEKQEPRTLVLHAYILYTLGYEEGIEDYISKSLKEMDKALLQDRRLEDDVEFLTYKANALYELGKYGDALNVIDKAISLSKDMRLHKLRGDILFKMGKYEEAIGEYQSDLQNDENLYALGFTYYTIGDYGKALEFLDKALEINPENPYYYETKSQVLLSMGKTKEAFEEIKKALQIDPDNPYLVSTEIEILSSLDKGNAIKVLSEYLKDLEEFGDVLCEDLEEKRIEQDFKDELLQLCKTDRSNIR, from the coding sequence ATGGAAGAAGTAGAGGAACTTATAAAAGAGGGAAAGATTACGGAGGCATTGAAGTTGTTAAAGGGGTTGAAAGATAGCCCCGAAAAATTCTACTATATATGCCTAGCCGAGTTTAAGAGAGGTAAACTTAGAGAAGCCCTAACGAACTGTGAAAAAGCGTTAAAGGAAAAGCAAGAACCCAGGACCTTAGTACTCCACGCTTACATTCTATACACCCTCGGGTATGAAGAGGGGATTGAAGACTACATCAGTAAGTCCCTAAAAGAAATGGACAAGGCGTTACTGCAAGATAGGAGGTTAGAAGATGACGTAGAGTTCCTAACGTACAAGGCTAACGCCCTATACGAGTTAGGTAAGTATGGTGACGCCTTAAATGTCATAGATAAGGCTATTTCTCTATCTAAAGATATGAGGTTGCATAAGTTAAGGGGAGATATACTCTTTAAAATGGGTAAGTATGAAGAGGCTATAGGCGAATACCAGTCCGACCTTCAAAACGACGAGAACCTTTACGCCCTGGGTTTTACGTATTATACAATTGGGGATTATGGAAAAGCGTTGGAATTTTTAGATAAAGCTCTGGAAATAAACCCAGAAAACCCTTATTATTATGAGACAAAGTCCCAAGTATTATTATCCATGGGTAAGACCAAGGAAGCTTTTGAAGAGATCAAAAAAGCATTACAGATAGACCCAGACAACCCCTATCTGGTATCTACAGAGATAGAGATCCTCTCATCGCTTGATAAAGGGAATGCGATTAAAGTCCTAAGCGAGTACTTAAAAGACCTTGAAGAGTTCGGAGACGTCTTGTGCGAGGACTTAGAAGAAAAAAGAATAGAACAAGACTTCAAAGACGAATTGTTACAGCTCTGTAAAACGGATAGAAGTAATATACGGTAA
- the treH2 gene encoding alpha,alpha-trehalase TreH2 yields MNYAFLSNGLTSALESTGSIDWFPVPRFDSPSVFTKVLDSEKGGYFSLTPLGEGYKVQQEYIGYTLAVKTSFKVGQAEAKVIDFLPLSLPAVIRLYESEVELEAIIRPVFNYGLINAGTEIIEDKGITYKNPLSKEGLELLIYGNYEVLSPYEVRIKPGRGYLYLLYSKDLRYGLFSQKGFVYSRPYDAFSKLIGYVEKELSKARKVNTLREMYYRSLSAILGMYYKPSGGIVASPTSSIPEIVGEGRNWDYRFVWVRDSSYAIEALVKAGLTNYARRTLDFLISVLDPSSKSFDHPFYTIDGTPPPAEETLDWLNGFLNSKPVRIGNAAYLQIQMDVEGAFMNSLYTYYQETGDDDYIDRNFWAIESIASWVKSSWKDPSTDIWEERGITRHYTHTKVMSWVSMDRASKLASALGYSDSAEEWGAIANEIKQDVMSNGVRDGSFIRYYGGDEIDAALLTLPLYGFISPREKVFLNTLNRIENELKVEDGLYLRYRRDFLGNTVNPFTLVTLWMARVYVRLNEKEKAVKLLEKLRECSSPLGLIGEHVDPKTCEARGNFPHLFPHSGVVITVIEMEEKWNERKQDAPTDK; encoded by the coding sequence ATGAATTACGCATTCCTCTCCAACGGGCTGACATCAGCACTAGAGTCCACCGGTAGTATTGACTGGTTCCCCGTACCACGCTTTGACTCTCCCTCAGTGTTTACCAAGGTCTTAGACAGTGAAAAAGGGGGGTACTTCTCTTTGACCCCGCTCGGAGAAGGGTATAAAGTCCAGCAGGAGTACATAGGGTATACGTTAGCTGTAAAGACTTCGTTTAAAGTAGGCCAAGCGGAAGCCAAGGTAATAGACTTCCTCCCTCTTTCCTTGCCGGCCGTGATCAGGCTCTATGAAAGCGAAGTCGAGTTGGAGGCTATAATAAGGCCCGTATTTAACTACGGGCTCATAAACGCGGGCACGGAAATAATAGAGGATAAGGGTATCACGTACAAGAACCCCCTTTCTAAAGAAGGCCTCGAACTCCTGATATACGGTAACTACGAGGTGCTGTCCCCTTATGAGGTGAGGATAAAACCCGGTAGAGGTTACCTATACTTACTCTACTCGAAAGACCTAAGATACGGCCTGTTTAGCCAGAAAGGCTTTGTGTATTCCAGGCCCTATGACGCTTTTTCTAAGCTCATTGGATATGTAGAAAAGGAATTGTCAAAGGCCAGGAAAGTAAACACATTAAGGGAGATGTATTACCGCTCACTTTCCGCTATCCTCGGGATGTATTATAAGCCGTCAGGAGGTATTGTAGCCTCGCCTACTTCGTCCATCCCAGAGATCGTGGGTGAAGGGAGGAACTGGGACTACAGGTTTGTATGGGTCAGAGACTCCTCATACGCTATAGAAGCCCTAGTAAAGGCGGGACTTACTAACTACGCCAGGAGGACGCTGGACTTCCTCATCAGTGTCCTCGACCCGTCCTCTAAGAGTTTCGACCACCCGTTCTATACGATAGACGGTACTCCTCCACCCGCTGAAGAGACTTTAGACTGGTTAAACGGTTTCCTCAACAGCAAACCGGTCAGGATAGGCAACGCCGCGTACTTACAAATCCAGATGGACGTCGAAGGTGCCTTTATGAACTCGCTTTACACCTACTACCAAGAGACAGGTGACGATGATTATATAGACAGAAACTTCTGGGCTATTGAGTCAATAGCCTCTTGGGTGAAGTCCTCTTGGAAGGACCCGAGTACAGACATATGGGAAGAAAGGGGGATCACAAGGCACTATACACACACGAAAGTTATGAGCTGGGTCTCGATGGACAGAGCTTCAAAGTTGGCCTCTGCACTAGGTTATAGCGACTCTGCTGAGGAGTGGGGTGCTATCGCTAACGAGATCAAGCAAGACGTAATGTCTAACGGTGTAAGGGACGGGTCTTTTATAAGGTATTACGGTGGCGATGAGATAGACGCAGCCCTACTTACCCTTCCCCTATACGGCTTTATCTCACCGAGGGAAAAAGTTTTCCTCAATACATTAAATAGGATAGAGAACGAACTAAAAGTCGAAGACGGACTTTATTTGAGGTACAGAAGGGACTTCCTCGGTAATACGGTGAACCCGTTTACCTTGGTCACCTTATGGATGGCGAGGGTCTATGTAAGGCTTAACGAAAAGGAGAAAGCGGTAAAACTGCTGGAGAAGTTGAGGGAGTGCTCCTCCCCGCTCGGGTTAATAGGTGAACATGTAGACCCGAAAACGTGTGAAGCCCGAGGTAATTTCCCCCACCTGTTCCCCCATTCAGGGGTGGTCATTACAGTAATCGAAATGGAGGAAAAATGGAATGAAAGGAAGCAGGATGCTCCAACTGATAAATGA
- a CDS encoding glycosyltransferase family 4 protein, translating to MVSLYILTFLSVIANIIYPTMFSVAINTQTPPIRFRQTYRDLVEKYGYLELPIELSSIDSSDYYISVGGVAKMMMAIIDRFSKARWVSLGPGYPPSVSFNGREFYFVDVQPEVLKGYTEFKEGIYNESHGLTKYEIQPFHYISYADYNWLSAKKLLEFYKDTDVYFINDFQQLLVGGIIGPSAPAVIWYHIPFVPETLSRRVRDFIVKSFEGFDYVIVSTKRDIEGLLRAGARVKVKQIYPYIDMSWYRRVGESEVQKVKDKYGIKPDDKVITVVARMDPMKSQDVAIMALKEVKTPNTKLLLVGNGSFTSGALGTGKASSWVRRLKGLAQDLGVSDRVIFTGHVDDEELFAIYEASDVVVLPSRIEGFGLVVCEGWVYGKPAVVSSGAGVSELIIEGANGFTFKSSNYEELAQKIDITLKDPDKYGLMGKETAKKCHVDVAFEQIKDVFIEAMKDYGK from the coding sequence ATGGTATCATTATACATACTCACTTTTTTAAGTGTAATAGCCAATATTATTTATCCTACCATGTTCTCTGTCGCAATTAATACTCAAACTCCCCCTATCAGGTTCAGACAGACCTATAGGGACCTTGTCGAGAAGTACGGTTACTTAGAACTACCTATAGAGCTCTCCTCAATCGACAGCTCAGACTACTATATATCCGTAGGAGGAGTAGCTAAGATGATGATGGCGATAATAGACCGCTTCTCTAAGGCCAGATGGGTGTCTTTGGGGCCCGGTTATCCTCCGTCAGTGTCCTTTAACGGTAGGGAATTCTATTTCGTCGACGTCCAGCCAGAGGTGTTAAAAGGGTATACTGAATTCAAGGAAGGTATTTATAACGAGTCACACGGGCTAACTAAATACGAGATACAGCCCTTTCATTACATTTCTTATGCAGACTATAACTGGCTTTCAGCTAAGAAGCTCCTAGAGTTTTACAAGGACACGGACGTGTACTTCATAAACGACTTTCAGCAACTCCTTGTAGGTGGTATTATAGGGCCCTCTGCACCTGCTGTTATTTGGTACCACATACCTTTTGTGCCCGAGACTCTTTCACGCAGGGTCAGGGACTTTATAGTAAAGTCCTTTGAGGGCTTTGATTACGTTATCGTGAGTACTAAGAGGGACATTGAAGGACTTTTAAGGGCCGGTGCCCGGGTAAAGGTCAAACAGATTTACCCTTACATCGACATGTCTTGGTATAGGAGAGTAGGCGAGAGTGAAGTACAGAAAGTCAAGGATAAGTACGGAATTAAGCCTGACGATAAAGTGATCACTGTCGTAGCGAGGATGGACCCGATGAAGAGCCAAGACGTAGCAATTATGGCTTTAAAAGAAGTTAAGACCCCGAATACTAAGCTGTTGTTAGTGGGTAACGGTAGTTTTACCAGTGGAGCTTTAGGTACCGGGAAGGCTAGTTCGTGGGTGAGGAGACTTAAGGGTTTGGCTCAAGACCTCGGTGTTAGTGATAGGGTTATATTTACCGGACACGTAGACGATGAGGAGTTGTTCGCTATATATGAGGCGTCTGACGTAGTGGTTTTACCCTCACGCATTGAGGGTTTCGGTCTAGTGGTCTGCGAAGGGTGGGTTTACGGAAAACCTGCTGTCGTCAGTTCCGGGGCTGGGGTCAGTGAGTTGATTATCGAAGGGGCTAACGGGTTTACTTTCAAGAGCAGTAATTATGAAGAATTAGCACAAAAAATTGATATTACCTTGAAGGATCCAGATAAGTACGGGTTAATGGGAAAGGAGACCGCTAAAAAGTGCCATGTTGATGTCGCTTTTGAACAAATAAAAGATGTCTTTATAGAGGCAATGAAGGACTACGGGAAGTAA
- a CDS encoding purine-nucleoside phosphorylase — MNPVHILAKKGDVAERVLIAGDPGRVKLLSALLDQPRLVNENRGYLVYTGEYRGVEVSIATHGIGGPSLAIVLEELSMLGGKTFIRYGTAGALVPELDKGDYVIVTGASYNQGGLFHQYFREDACISPTPDFEVTLALYSSFKAKGLKFFTGNVFSSDAFYAEDQEFAKKWSERGNIAVEMECATLFALSKMRKLRSGAVVVISDSLVKGGWITKEELEKRVMDGATAILDALINF, encoded by the coding sequence ATGAACCCAGTTCACATACTGGCTAAAAAAGGGGATGTCGCAGAAAGGGTCTTAATAGCAGGGGACCCAGGTAGGGTCAAACTACTATCCGCACTCTTAGACCAACCCAGACTTGTAAATGAAAATAGGGGTTACTTAGTATATACGGGGGAATACAGAGGTGTAGAAGTAAGTATTGCGACCCACGGGATAGGGGGGCCTTCTCTAGCTATAGTCCTCGAAGAGCTTTCTATGCTCGGGGGTAAGACCTTCATCAGGTATGGGACTGCTGGTGCTCTGGTGCCGGAGCTCGATAAAGGCGACTATGTGATAGTGACCGGGGCGTCTTACAACCAAGGTGGGCTGTTCCATCAGTATTTTAGGGAAGACGCATGTATTTCTCCTACACCTGATTTCGAAGTGACGTTAGCACTGTATAGCTCGTTCAAGGCTAAAGGGTTAAAGTTCTTTACAGGAAACGTGTTCAGCAGCGACGCGTTTTATGCTGAAGACCAAGAGTTTGCCAAGAAGTGGTCGGAAAGGGGGAATATAGCGGTCGAAATGGAGTGCGCTACCCTTTTCGCCCTGAGCAAAATGAGGAAATTAAGAAGCGGGGCTGTAGTCGTTATCTCCGATAGCTTGGTCAAAGGTGGCTGGATCACTAAAGAGGAACTGGAGAAAAGGGTCATGGACGGGGCTACAGCGATTTTAGACGCACTTATCAATTTTTAA
- a CDS encoding HD domain-containing protein: MSKLIRDPIHGYVEVSDRALGVISDPYFQRLRYITQNALAYLVYPGMRHTRFEHSLGVMYLIKEFLQYIKKNSNVGFIDDEYIELVGVTGLLHDIGHLAFSHTFESGLHVAKEVYGENRVDYKGKKTHVYTGIKVIEDYLSSPLEKNFSSIGDPVKFVVNVLKEEPKNEEERLALQLVSNFVDADRGDYLLRDSYYAGVGYGSYDIERLKRVLTYVNGKIAVLKKAIPIVEQFLLARMYMFKNVYFHSVVGMYNSILSHAIAKLILEEKIDLSDILHLTDVNVLSMISSMGDKKFSDAIFFRSGYKRIKSDIEGECLDKVEREKVLELSRETNGGIIYYEFFDTPYREEKEAVYIYDGENTYQLSKFSNLLNAVRDLKKAIIVYHVSQAERVREFEKEINECLKASQGVNE; this comes from the coding sequence ATGAGTAAGCTCATCCGAGACCCTATACACGGTTATGTAGAGGTAAGTGATAGAGCACTGGGAGTTATCTCAGACCCTTATTTCCAGAGGCTTAGGTACATAACTCAGAACGCGTTAGCCTACTTAGTGTATCCGGGTATGAGACACACCAGGTTTGAGCATAGCTTAGGGGTAATGTACTTAATAAAGGAGTTCCTACAGTATATAAAGAAAAATAGTAATGTAGGGTTCATAGACGACGAATATATTGAGCTTGTTGGAGTAACCGGGTTGCTACACGACATAGGGCACTTAGCGTTCTCCCACACCTTCGAGTCAGGATTACATGTGGCTAAGGAAGTATACGGTGAAAATCGGGTGGACTATAAAGGTAAGAAGACTCACGTCTACACAGGAATAAAGGTCATAGAGGACTACCTCTCCTCGCCTTTGGAGAAAAACTTTTCCTCGATTGGTGACCCGGTAAAGTTTGTAGTTAACGTCCTCAAGGAAGAGCCTAAGAACGAAGAAGAGAGGCTAGCCCTCCAACTGGTATCTAACTTCGTTGATGCCGACCGAGGGGACTACCTATTGAGGGACTCGTACTATGCTGGTGTCGGTTACGGCTCATACGACATTGAGAGGCTAAAGAGGGTACTGACATACGTCAACGGAAAGATAGCAGTGTTGAAAAAGGCTATCCCTATTGTAGAACAGTTCCTCCTAGCGAGGATGTATATGTTCAAGAACGTCTACTTCCACAGTGTAGTAGGTATGTATAACTCTATATTATCTCATGCTATTGCCAAGCTGATCCTAGAAGAAAAGATAGACCTATCTGATATACTCCACCTCACAGACGTCAATGTGCTTTCCATGATCTCTTCCATGGGAGACAAAAAGTTCTCAGATGCAATTTTCTTCCGCTCTGGGTATAAAAGGATAAAGAGTGACATAGAAGGGGAGTGTTTAGATAAGGTCGAAAGGGAGAAAGTCCTGGAATTAAGTAGGGAGACTAACGGTGGTATAATATACTATGAATTTTTCGATACCCCGTACAGGGAAGAGAAAGAGGCTGTTTATATATATGACGGGGAAAACACTTATCAGCTCTCCAAGTTTTCAAACCTACTCAATGCCGTGAGGGACCTGAAAAAGGCAATAATAGTATATCATGTCAGCCAAGCAGAGAGGGTCAGGGAGTTTGAGAAAGAGATAAACGAATGTTTAAAGGCGTCTCAAGGTGTTAATGAATGA
- the mvaD gene encoding diphosphomevalonate decarboxylase, with protein sequence MRVEAEAIAPSNIAIIKYWGKRNEELNLPLNSSLSITLEGLEVRTKVIFDEGLERDEVVINGERASPEEVEEYSGRVLKIFRKLYGKEIHARVVSNSNFPKAAGLASSAAGIAALAYAANSALGLGLDQKELSKIARIGSGSACRSTVGGFVIWTKGERDDGEDSYCYQLFPETHWRELVDIIPLVSPSKKKVSSRKGMIRTTQTSPLLKCRLEFVENTLKDVIAAIEKKDEEMFYYWTMRHSNSMHAVILDSWPSFFYLNDMSLRVMEWVQESGIAAYTFDAGPNPHIFTTQSHVEEVISFIKEIGITDYFVTRVGSGPRLIH encoded by the coding sequence TTGAGAGTTGAAGCCGAGGCAATAGCCCCTTCAAACATAGCAATTATAAAGTACTGGGGGAAAAGGAATGAAGAACTAAACTTACCCCTAAATTCATCCCTATCCATAACTTTAGAAGGACTAGAGGTCAGGACTAAAGTGATATTTGATGAAGGGCTCGAAAGAGACGAAGTGGTAATTAACGGTGAACGTGCTAGTCCTGAAGAGGTCGAAGAGTACAGTGGGAGAGTACTAAAGATATTCAGGAAACTGTACGGTAAAGAAATCCACGCTAGAGTGGTCTCCAACTCTAATTTCCCTAAGGCTGCAGGTCTGGCTTCTTCAGCTGCCGGGATAGCTGCCTTAGCTTATGCAGCTAATAGTGCATTAGGGTTAGGGTTAGACCAGAAGGAACTGTCTAAAATAGCGAGGATAGGTTCAGGTAGTGCTTGCAGGAGCACAGTAGGGGGATTCGTAATTTGGACTAAGGGAGAAAGAGACGACGGGGAAGACTCGTATTGCTACCAACTTTTCCCTGAAACACATTGGAGGGAGCTCGTAGACATAATACCTTTAGTCTCGCCCTCTAAGAAAAAAGTCTCCTCGCGTAAGGGTATGATAAGGACTACCCAGACGTCTCCTCTACTCAAGTGTAGGTTAGAGTTTGTAGAAAACACACTTAAAGACGTGATAGCTGCGATAGAAAAGAAAGACGAGGAGATGTTCTACTATTGGACTATGAGGCACAGTAACAGCATGCACGCAGTGATACTGGATAGTTGGCCTTCGTTCTTTTACCTTAACGACATGTCTTTAAGGGTTATGGAGTGGGTACAAGAGAGTGGCATAGCTGCCTACACGTTCGATGCGGGGCCTAACCCACACATATTTACTACGCAGAGCCACGTTGAAGAAGTGATCAGTTTCATCAAAGAGATTGGTATTACGGACTACTTTGTCACGAGGGTGGGCTCTGGTCCCAGACTCATTCATTAA
- a CDS encoding GHMP kinase — protein MKEIKSVVSAPGKILWVGSYSVVFGGISHVISVDKRVHAECKLSTENTFETTYGVFRGRGNELIESVLNQFKKMYGEIPKFHVKLYNDDAFVINGKKSGLGSSSASTVALTSCIYSLLVGDINLDEVHKIAQRANYERQRGIGSGFDIASAVYGSIVYKRFTDIEKMDYYIKPLKLNKGIVIAFIGKSFDTVSSVSEFVKKKDDPRFKEVMESIEWENNFAITLIEKGKIEEAVEHVRLARKMLERLAEEIGVEVENQMTRRLEEIAEREGALIALSPGAGGESVVAIGDGLEGVKEEWSKIKGVTVIPLNEDEGLKIES, from the coding sequence GTGAAAGAGATAAAAAGTGTAGTCAGTGCCCCGGGCAAAATACTCTGGGTAGGGAGTTATTCAGTAGTATTCGGGGGAATAAGTCACGTTATTTCCGTAGACAAGAGGGTTCACGCCGAGTGCAAGCTATCTACAGAAAATACGTTTGAGACCACCTACGGGGTATTCAGAGGGAGGGGAAACGAACTCATTGAAAGTGTTTTAAACCAGTTCAAAAAAATGTACGGAGAAATCCCTAAATTTCACGTAAAACTTTACAATGACGATGCGTTCGTCATAAACGGTAAGAAAAGCGGTCTAGGGAGTTCCTCTGCGTCCACAGTAGCCTTAACGTCTTGTATTTACTCTCTCTTGGTAGGTGATATTAACCTAGACGAAGTCCACAAGATAGCCCAGAGGGCGAACTATGAGAGGCAAAGAGGGATAGGAAGCGGCTTTGACATAGCCTCAGCCGTGTATGGTTCTATAGTGTATAAGAGGTTTACAGATATCGAAAAGATGGACTATTACATTAAGCCCCTTAAGTTAAATAAGGGTATTGTTATCGCGTTTATAGGTAAAAGTTTTGATACGGTAAGTTCGGTATCTGAGTTTGTCAAAAAGAAAGATGACCCCAGGTTTAAAGAGGTGATGGAATCTATTGAATGGGAAAACAACTTCGCGATAACTCTAATTGAAAAGGGTAAAATCGAAGAGGCTGTGGAACACGTGAGGCTTGCTAGGAAAATGCTTGAGAGGTTAGCTGAGGAGATAGGCGTAGAGGTAGAAAACCAAATGACCAGAAGATTAGAAGAAATAGCTGAAAGGGAGGGGGCCTTAATAGCGCTCTCACCCGGTGCGGGAGGAGAAAGTGTTGTCGCTATCGGGGATGGACTTGAAGGAGTAAAAGAAGAGTGGAGTAAAATTAAAGGGGTGACAGTGATCCCACTAAATGAAGACGAGGGTTTGAAAATTGAGAGTTGA
- a CDS encoding winged helix-turn-helix domain-containing protein, with protein MRSKRDQLEIISDILDLVEKGHTAKSALMKNANLSFTILKKYTDYLISKGYLEETDAGYRITPEGEKLLEKLRRVRELEFRLAELINELSEEL; from the coding sequence ATGAGGAGTAAAAGAGATCAACTTGAGATAATTAGCGATATTCTAGATCTCGTAGAGAAAGGGCACACTGCAAAATCAGCTCTGATGAAAAATGCAAATTTAAGCTTTACTATACTAAAAAAGTACACCGACTATTTGATTAGCAAGGGATATTTAGAGGAGACTGATGCTGGATATAGAATAACTCCCGAAGGAGAGAAATTACTGGAGAAACTGAGAAGGGTTAGAGAACTAGAATTTAGATTAGCTGAGCTTATTAATGAGTTATCAGAAGAATTATAA
- a CDS encoding helix-turn-helix domain-containing protein yields MSEKLKTSKEVIRCCYKISDTDIDCLFKLIEIGKPITSEELSALLRMSKTTVENSLKKLIDIGLVVREKGDEKKIGRPKYYYEVISNYMEKLRHDLGECSRKIQSSMTNF; encoded by the coding sequence ATGAGCGAGAAACTAAAAACAAGTAAAGAAGTAATACGATGCTGTTATAAGATATCCGATACCGATATAGATTGTCTGTTTAAGCTTATAGAAATAGGTAAGCCTATTACATCTGAAGAACTCTCAGCGCTACTTAGGATGAGTAAGACCACTGTTGAGAACAGCCTAAAGAAGCTGATTGACATAGGTTTAGTGGTCAGGGAGAAAGGTGACGAAAAGAAAATAGGTAGACCAAAGTACTATTACGAGGTAATCAGCAATTATATGGAGAAGTTAAGACATGACTTAGGAGAGTGCTCAAGGAAAATACAATCTAGTATGACAAATTTTTAA
- a CDS encoding SAM-dependent methyltransferase — translation MKVVIEHLEPQLSEWLLYEYESSYSFLNDTLMVTRVKLPGIPSTEKSFDQVFDPSRVIILDPFAEEKLSRKDLEESDAVIIGGILGDHPPKGRTKKLLSGNFPPSRRRNLGKDQFTIDNTALLVKELLEGKSVVEYTFMPKIICNYRGVVSEIELPYAYVLFDGKPYIYPKLLSYITKGLKECNVIFDNVKQFEIVENSV, via the coding sequence GTGAAAGTAGTTATTGAACATTTAGAGCCGCAACTGTCGGAGTGGCTATTATACGAATATGAAAGTTCCTATTCCTTTTTGAATGATACACTTATGGTGACCAGGGTTAAACTACCTGGTATTCCGAGCACGGAAAAGAGTTTCGACCAAGTTTTTGACCCGTCACGGGTAATTATTCTAGACCCCTTTGCCGAGGAAAAGTTAAGCAGGAAAGACCTAGAAGAATCAGACGCGGTCATTATAGGTGGTATACTCGGTGACCATCCCCCTAAGGGTAGGACTAAGAAATTGCTTTCTGGTAATTTCCCACCCTCGAGAAGGAGGAACTTGGGAAAAGACCAGTTCACTATTGATAATACGGCACTCCTAGTTAAAGAACTCCTCGAAGGAAAAAGCGTTGTGGAGTATACTTTCATGCCTAAAATTATTTGTAACTATAGAGGAGTAGTCAGTGAGATAGAATTGCCCTATGCTTATGTTCTCTTTGACGGAAAACCTTATATCTATCCTAAGTTGCTTTCCTATATAACTAAAGGATTGAAAGAATGTAATGTAATTTTTGATAATGTAAAACAATTTGAAATTGTAGAAAATTCAGTATAA
- a CDS encoding GIY-YIG nuclease family protein, whose translation MKGYIAFLRCRGGEVRTKAKAFHIEDGFYAYVGSCGKNCAKRVSRHMKREKSKKHWHIDYLTSELCEVTAVLVLNRGEKEIVNYMFKRGYHHVKGFGSSDDNTFPSHLFKIDMISLLSSISSLLKW comes from the coding sequence ATGAAAGGATATATCGCTTTCCTACGTTGCAGAGGAGGAGAAGTAAGGACTAAAGCTAAAGCCTTTCATATCGAGGACGGCTTTTATGCTTATGTAGGTTCCTGCGGGAAAAATTGTGCTAAGAGGGTCTCTAGGCATATGAAGAGAGAAAAGAGTAAAAAACACTGGCACATTGATTACTTAACATCTGAGCTATGTGAAGTTACAGCTGTACTCGTATTAAACAGGGGAGAAAAGGAGATAGTTAATTATATGTTCAAAAGGGGGTACCATCACGTTAAAGGTTTCGGGTCTTCTGATGATAATACTTTCCCTTCTCATTTATTTAAGATCGACATGATCTCCCTCTTAAGTTCAATTAGTTCACTACTTAAGTGGTGA